A region of the Roseovarius nanhaiticus genome:
AGCTGTCGTCCCAGCTTGCCCCGCTGCGGATCAGCACCCCGATACGTTCCAAGGCGTCGAACGCGCGATCACTGCCTGGACGCCATGCCAACCATGGGTTCACCGGGAAGCGCGGATTAGTGTCGGAGCGCATGGGCATCCTCCCTGTCGTCGCTCAGCGCGTCTCGAGGAGCTTCTTCGCCCTCTGCGCCTGTTCCATGCTGTCGTTGAGCTGCGCGGAATCCGGCATCCAGGCGCTCAACGCTGCGGCCAAGGAGAGCTGTGATCTGAGCAACACGATCACGGAGCTGCGTAACCCAGCCAGTTCCGTGCGCGTCTCCTCGCCGGAGCTGGTCAATTCCCGCGCGGATTCCTTCGAGGCTTCCGTCAACCGCTCGACGCAGCTCAGCAATTCGCGCTCTAACGCTGTCAGGCCATGCATCGCTCACTCCTTCGGCAGAACGAGACAGTCCACCGGCTCCCCCGCCAAGTGGCAGCGGTCCAGTTTCGCCCGGCCATCGCGTGGGATCAGGTATGTCGCCTCGGGACGGTCGATCACTCGCAGCCCCATCGTGTTCAGGTTCGGCATCAGCCAGGTCATGACCGACCATGTCGAAATCCCAGTGCTGATCATCAGGCAGCAAGCTACCAATGTCGGCCACATCAGGGCTTTCCACTCTGGCCGTGCTGCGTTCGCGCTCTGCCGCATGAGGTGCTTCCTCACGCGCAGCTGGTAGCCTTCCGTATCGGTCTTGATTGTAGCCAGCGCGTTTTCGGCAATGCCCTTCAAATCGGTCCTGAAGCTCTGCAACTGTGCGTCGATCGAGGCGGCGTTCTCGGTCCTGATCCGCTCCATGTCCGCGTTCAGCTTCTCGCTCAGCCGTTGTTTCGGCTCTCCAGTTTTCATGAAAACACGTCCCTTTAAGTCTGAAATTTTCTTTTGAGATTGGATCGACGACCGAGACAGTGTTGCCTCGCTGCCGATTGACCTCGTACCCCGCGTCCTGAAATGCGGCGATCAAGGTCGCACGATCCGTGATGAGCCCGACCGAGATATGATCACGTAACCAGTCATGGATTTCTGCCCGGGCCTGCTTCCGCTCCGCTGACTCCCTGACTTCTTTGAAGTCGAGCCTGCGTGTTGCATCCAGAGGATCGGCCCATCCATAGGTTCCGTTCATCAAGTCGCGCAGGCTGTCGAAGGCGCGTTCGTAGCCGGGCGGAGCGATGTTGAGGCTGCGTCCGCTATAAAGCTCCATCCGGGGGGTGCAGAAATGCAGCTCGACGCGGTCCTCATGGGTGTGGCGCACCCACAGGCAAGCGTACCGGTCAACATCGAGCCCGGCGAAGGCGATCTCCTCGAAGCGGTCGATGACCTCCTGCTGCTGGTCTTCGGAGGGGGCATCCTCGTAGGCGAAGCTGACGACACCGGCTCGATAGGTCCACTTGTGTGGGCAGGCATCGATCAGGTCGATCATGCCCTGGGGATCGCCGCGCACGATCTCTGGCAGCGGCTCGCGCGTTACACTCATGGGCTGGCCGGACGCATCGCGGCTCAGATCGCGGTTGTCGTCATAGGCAAGCACGGTGCGGGCGGTCAGGTATTCGACCGGCCCCGCACCGCCGCCTTTGCCGTTGGGGAAGAATTTGATCAGCATCCGGGCGGCCTCCGATGCTGTGCAAGGACTTCCATCAACCGCCGCTCGATGCCCACCAGCGCCGCCGCCACGCGCAGGGCTTCGACCTCGCTGGACCGGCCCGCGCGGGTCGCCGTATTCAGCCAACGCGCGATCTGATTGAGGTTCCCGCCGTAGCGCGCCACAGCCAGAACGAGAGAAGGGTCAACGCGAGGCGCGGGTTTGCGCCGCCGCGACTGCGTGGCCCACAGGGCCTCCCGCAGAAGCTCGGCGGCAGACAAACCCGCCGCTTCGGCTTTCGCTCGAAGCGCGGCTTTCTCTTGCGCCGAGCATCGGAAAACGAAGGTTTCCGTGCGCGGCTCCTTTGCGCGGCCTAAGGCCGCGCCGGTGGGGTTCGAAGGGGAGGCTTGCCTCCCCTCGCAAGGCCCCGTGTCAGAAGCGCCAGCGTATGACATGGGTCGCCTTGCTCCTTGCTCAGACTGCTTGATGTTCGAGGTCACCATGCCACCTCCGCACGGCGAAGCTCCGGTTCAGAAACCAGACCGCGCGACAGCAGCTCACCAGCCTGATTGCGCGAGATGTGCTGGCACATCCAATTGCGCTCGCGGACCCACCCGGCAAGCTGACGAAAATGCTTTGCCTCAAGTTCAGCGGCGTCGATCTGCGCTGCACGGGCCTCCTCGACAAATCGTTGCCAACGGCTTTCTCGGAACCAGTTGTCGGAGAAGCAAACCTTCGAGCGAGTGTAGCCTTCGGTCTCTGTCGCGTAGGCATTGACTGCGCGGATAAATTCCTCGGTGGTGGTGCCGTCCTTGATGGCCCGCTCGAATTGCTGCCGGCAGGTGATCTTGTTCCGACGCCGATCCGGCGGATAGGTGGCCCATGCTTTCTCGAAATCCTGATCCTCCGCCTCGCGCGTGTCCGCCCGCGTAGGTGGTTTCTGGATGGTTTTAGGATGGTTTGGGGTCCGCTCTGGACCCGGTACCCCGACCGCTGCGGACCCCGTTCTGGGGTCATGCGGAACCCCGTCCGCTGTGGGCCCCGTCGAAAATTCGGGTTCGTCGTCCGGTTCGGAGATCGCCTCCAGGCCGTTCACCACGCCCAGAACGATCCTGTAGATCACCGTATAACCGTTCTTGCAGGGGCGCCGTCCGGTCTCGACCAGAATACCCTCGCGCAAGAATTCGGTGATCGTCCGCTTGACCGTCGACTCGCCTAGCTCGGTATGGCGCTGGACGGTCCCTTTCGAACACCAGATACCAGACCCA
Encoded here:
- a CDS encoding plasmid mobilization protein — translated: MVTSNIKQSEQGARRPMSYAGASDTGPCEGRQASPSNPTGAALGRAKEPRTETFVFRCSAQEKAALRAKAEAAGLSAAELLREALWATQSRRRKPAPRVDPSLVLAVARYGGNLNQIARWLNTATRAGRSSEVEALRVAAALVGIERRLMEVLAQHRRPPGC